The following proteins are encoded in a genomic region of Pelodictyon phaeoclathratiforme BU-1:
- a CDS encoding TlpA family protein disulfide reductase, which yields MMTIRKAMLAAALVITLIAPYPGRVDAATSVAETHVNAAVAPQFSAKSVQGVLLSSQKLAGKAYIVNFFGSWCPYCRKEIPEMVALQEKYEKKGFTFIGMAYKDNEHSMPDFIWEQGINYPVIMADKSILKSFGSHVSGGIASVPLLFAVGRDGRLVAVEPGAQTREDLEKLILKIMQGSAKP from the coding sequence ATGATGACAATTCGAAAGGCAATGCTTGCGGCGGCTCTGGTGATAACGCTCATCGCTCCTTATCCTGGAAGGGTTGATGCCGCCACATCGGTCGCTGAAACGCATGTTAACGCAGCAGTCGCACCGCAGTTTTCCGCAAAGAGCGTACAGGGCGTTCTGCTTTCAAGCCAAAAGCTTGCCGGTAAGGCCTATATCGTTAATTTTTTCGGATCCTGGTGTCCTTACTGCCGGAAAGAGATTCCTGAAATGGTTGCCCTGCAGGAAAAATATGAGAAAAAAGGATTTACCTTTATCGGGATGGCCTACAAGGATAATGAACATTCCATGCCGGATTTTATCTGGGAACAAGGTATCAATTATCCGGTTATCATGGCAGACAAATCGATTCTCAAAAGCTTCGGAAGTCATGTTTCAGGCGGTATCGCTTCGGTGCCGCTGCTTTTCGCAGTTGGTCGTGATGGCAGGCTTGTCGCCGTTGAGCCAGGTGCCCAGACGAGGGAGGATCTGGAAAAACTGATTCTTAAAATCATGCAGGGATCGGCTAAACCCTGA